Genomic DNA from Salvia miltiorrhiza cultivar Shanhuang (shh) chromosome 1, IMPLAD_Smil_shh, whole genome shotgun sequence:
GTTGTTAATGGGTTTTAAGGTTTGAGGGTTGAATTATGGTTGGATTGAGCGTGGATTTGTGTCGTGTCTGGATAGGTACTGACGGACTTGCAGGAGAATCCAAAGGCGGCTCAAGACCACATGAAGAACCCTCTGGTGATGAACAAAATACAGAAACTTGTGAGTGCAGGAATTGTACAAGTCAAATAGGTTGTAAGTGTCATATTTTTGGTGGCCTCGTGAGTTTGCGACCAACTTTGCTGGGAAAGTGAACCCACATTGTTTGGATGGAGATTATCTACATTTCTTCTGATTTGGCAATCATGTGAGCTTGTTTCTATTGACACGTCATTGTACTGCTTTCACATTTCCAGCCATTACAACACTTATTACATCGCTAATTAGTGTTGTATATAGAAGCATGGTTCATGGGTTCCTTCAGGAGAGGTGGTTTCTACAAGATTCAAATTCTATCGAATATTTAAATTGTTTTCtttgtcaattaaataaacatgTTAAAATTATTCCCTTTTGAATCGTATGGAATCGTAAAGGAGAGAAGgaaaaaacaaatataaaaataggtggtgagttgaagaatcacatttGAATCCTTTCTGTGTGGCAAGCAGAAACTCATTGTAACCGCCATCCATTGGTGAATAATGAGGAAGCACTCTTATGTCTAACCCCGTTTCACATTGGAATGAAAAACTGTTAGAAGCAAGACCATAATAGCCAAGCAAACAATATTCTCCCTCGGTTCGGTAGTTTACTTGCTTTCTTCTGTCGATAGTGAGTATGATTTAAACCAAAGTGAAGAACAAGCATCTTCTTCCCGGCATGGACTCAGAACTCCTTCGAGAAAATGAAGAGAAGATCGGCTCATTCTCTGAACAAGTTGATCTCATTCTTTCGTTCTTTCAAGAATATGCCTTAAGGACCAATGATTAATGATGGCTCTGATGAGCGGTTTTGCTAGAATAGGCAATAATGAAATCACTGTTTTAGCTGGACTGTAGGAAGATTAACACTTTCGTTGGCTTGAACTACCGGTTCAGGAGAGAACATCTTTGGCATGCGCAATTGCCCACAATTCTAGGCTAAATATCTCTTTCACTACCTCCTCTTGAGcttagggctgtaaatgaatagagctactcgcaagctattcgagattcggttCGAAAAAAGTTCGTTTGGAGTTCGATTtgataataaacgagccgaactcgagtCTAATTTCAAGCTCGAGACTTTTATCGAGCCGAGCACTATcagagctcgagcctgacagtgctcggctcgttgagctcgcgaacatgtttggatttgattgttcgcgaacatgtCAGCAAGTCTGTGCACTAAtcttcagtcgagccttcaattGAGTTAATACACGAACCTTAAACGAGTCAAACTCGAGCTCGAAtaacatatttaattaaaaaaaattatatttataacaaattcgagcttgaacatcatatatatgaacatctaacgagtcgagctcgatcgagctcgaattcgacattatcaagcatcacccgagccgaatTCAAACCGAGCTCGAGCTTTGTGAGTGtgtaacgagccgagctcgatcatcaagataaaagcttgaatcgagctcgagccgaactcgaacacccgaatatttaaacgaaccgagctcgagcctgctagtATTCGGCGCGGCTCGACTCGTTTGCAGCCCTACTTGAGCTCCCAAAATTTTATTCTTTATCAATTTTAGCATCCCAAATTTTTTATAGTTTCATACATAAAACGACATACCCTACATATTAGACACTTTGCTGATAAAAATGGAGATATTGCCGTTGCAAAAAAACGGAAACAATGGTGTTGTTATTGCTACATTCCAAAAGTAACGAAAATTGCTAATTGAGTTATATAGTGTTGCCACTCTCTCTTCAATAAACTAagagagtaaaaaaaatattattccttccgtccctcaaacatctttctaaggaagaatgacacaaattttaataaaaactagTGTATAATCCGTCGAAACTCGACGGGTCattattttatagtataatttataataaattttattgttaattattattttaatttgatattatctGTAGAAGTTTTAGtgtgacatatttttttatagggcaaaggtgcagattagtccctgaactcgacccccctagagcgtttacccCCCACACTCGACCCAGGCGCAAAAACCTCCCCCATAGTCCATGAAAAATATGCAACTCAACCCACGAAGAAAACGGACTGCTAACGCCGTTTccttgaattttttatttttatttttttcatttattttgtagTGGGTCCCACCTTAAACAAATCAACTACTCTCCTCTCTTCCCTttcctcttcttcctcctcctccgaccaccaccaccaccacctccattcCTCCACCTTCTAAGGCAGCGGCGCTGCCTGGGAGAAGCAGGTCCGCCACTCCTCCATCCCCGCCGCCCAAATAGCTTCTCCGTCCTGCTCTTCCACCCCCCGCCGCCCCAACAGCTTCTCTGATAGCTTCTGCTTCACGGTGTCTCTACCCAAAACTCATCCGACCGCGCCACCACTGCCGCCTCATTCATCGCCAGGTGGCCGTACAACACCGACTCCACCACCACGTTGCTCAGATTCTCCCCGTCGTTGATGATCACGTCTTTGGACCGATCCTTGACCCCTCTAGGTAGTCGTCGGGATGCATAACCCCCACGTCGCCGGTGAAGAACCACCCATTTTTCAATGCCTTGACAGTGACGACAGCTCTTTGAGGTAGTCGGCGTCACGCAGCCGCCACTGAGCACCACCTTATTttttctcctcctcctcctccgaccaccaccaccaccacctccattcCGCCAACAACCTCCATTCCTCTGCGGCGCCGGCGAACCTCGGCGCGGTGGCTCCCGCACGAACCCCGTGTCGCCGGCGGAGGTGACGGTGTAGAGGAGCTAGTTGTCAGAGAGAACCGCGTCTCCGCGCTTCTTGGACGGAGAAGCTAATGGGGCGGCGGGGGGTGGAGGAGTAGGATGGAGTAGTGGTGATGGCAGACGACAGCATGGACCTTCAATTGAGAAGGGTCTGCCGGCGGGGAGATTAACAAGGGCAGGGGGAAGGGTGTGAACTGacgtgtgtgagagagagagagagagagagagagaaagacccacttcaaaaaaaaaataataataagtaaacGGCGTCAAAGGTCCGTTAGTAGCCGGGGCTATTTGCATATTTTTCATGTACTACAGGGGAGGTATTTGCACCAAAGTCGAGTGTGGGGggctaaacgctctagggggtcTACTTTAGGGACTAATATGCACATTTacccttttttatatatattttctattgTAGACTGAATACTTAAACAATTATTAGTGTTATGTACGACATATAAGGAAACTAAATCGTAGAACATTAGGCCATAATTTAGTAATCAAAAGTAAAGTTAACGGTACTCAACACAACAACCCACTAAACAGGCAATTGGCCACATCTTCAAAAGCAAGCAATACAACAGTAATTTTCAATTCCTCACTACAAATCTGAATCTACAATAACCTTCATAAGCTTTAGCTTGAAGATGAAGTTTCTAAATCCAGAATTGTAGATCCGCACATAGCCTCTGCAAGTAAAAGATCCGCACATAGCCTCTGCAAGTAAAAGATACGATATACATAAGCAATTTTCATACATAGAAATCCAACACTCATTCCCATCCATCTAGAATAACAATGTTAAgtaaataacattataaatgTTTAATAAATGCTACTGGTCTATAAAGATATGAATAAGATGATCAAAGTTATATCTTTCTTACCTTTCAATCTATAAAAAATTTCATTGTATACCACGTTAGTTGTTGTGTTGCTTGTCTGACCATTCTCATCACATATTAAAACTTTAAGACCTTTTTtgctagtgtgtaacccgtcgaaattttGATGGGAACTAATTTACGttgttatttataattatttatcaattttcatttgtataatatttGAAGTTATATTAATTTCAATCACTTTTATCAATTAAATATTACCTTTATTGGATAATAGAAATATCGCTTTGAACATTGTCTCGTTTGAAACTTGAAAGGTCACGTTTGACCTTtgaatagggatgtcaatccaacTCGAAACCTGTGGACTGATCCGAATAGACTGATAACTTGAGAGGTTTAAGGTTAAAAGATTTCAGCCCGATAGAATTGCCTCGAGAATAACCCACAACTCGATAGAGTTAGCTTGAAAATAACCCGAGCCCTATAGAGCTGACCCGAAAATAATATGTTTGcctaattttataataattttctcgttatcttatttttcaatttcactaCTTTGCTTCCGAAAGTTAgtataataagattttttttccaaatatatgtgaaatatattttgattcattatttgAAAGTTCTACTCATTATTTCTCTTGTTTGTATTTTGAatctaatatttaatataaatacttaaatgtaaaattagaaaattataatCATTTACGAAaaatatatgcatatttatCCCTCTATGATTTTCATATTGGTTATTATGTAATTCGATGTTGAAAGATCACTTATTTATGTGTATATTTATTTGTtacaaatgtaaaatttatcaaaataaatattttaattaattttttataaagatTTTGAGCCCGAACTAACCTGTCGGGCTAGCCCAAAATCTGAATGTTTAGGGTTAAGGTTGAAAATTTGTAACCCGAAAAAATTTCAACCTGAATAGCCCGCGGCCCGTATAGCCCACAACCCAATAGGGTTAGCTCGAAATCCgatgggttggcccgattgacatccttagttttgagcatcatcttatcAGGAGTTTAAAGATCGTAACTAACTTGTGATCATTATCTCGTATGGAGTTTGCAACATTGTAATTAAGTTATAAGAATTATCTTGTTTAGAGCTTTAATAGATCATCTCTGACGTCTGAGTTTCATCTCATTTGGAATTTAAACTATAATTGAGCTCTGaacatcatctcatctcaaacttGAACATTATCCTTGTCATAACTTAAACAtctaaaaagttgtaaaaaataatagagagagaagaaaaaaatattttaaatttttattctttcataactaatttgtttcaaattcatttttgatgattttttttatcatactATTAAAGATCTTATCATGAGTTTAAATTTTAgattcatattgattttttttatgaatcaaatttaACGATGTTCATATAAGAATTacaaagagagagatgagagacaAAATTAGTAGgaataaagagagaaaaatagtgaaaattgaaaaaattgatgggagaagggAGAGAAAAAGAGATAGGGAAGAAAATGAAGGGTAAAAacctcctcttttatatattccTATAGATTCGTTGTATCTATTCAAATTGAAGTATTTAGATTATTGTTaactattattttatatttagtagcaattatttaaataactaaaattacTATACTAATATTTTGACattaaaattttgataaattttaaaatgtaaaaagttGTTAATGAGCCAAGTTCACCGGGTTGTTGATCCGACTCCATGATGATGTGAAGAAgtaaatattttctctctcaaaatatattataatataaataggAGTGGTCTAAAATAAAAAcgcattttaaaatataaaataaaaattatttttaaccttAGAACATTAAGATCTATAGTTGATTAATCACTTTgttagatgaattcatggtcctaagTTCGAATTCCATAAATaacgaaaattttaatttttgcaattcaaCCATTTATACAATTGGATGAATTAATGGTCctaagttcgaatctcataaataaaaaataatttatttttcgcaattcaacCATTTATACAATGATTTCATAAGTGTTCTGCATAGAATTTATACATTTACATACGATTTCTCtaagattaaatttaaaataagccggaattcatacatttacatacGATTTATCTAAGATTAAATTTCAAATAAGCCACTCTCACGTAAGcgggacctctacaccacacaaatgtgagaaaataaccgcacgcaggcgggatCATTACCCACACAAAAGTAGGAAAACTACACCGCACGCATGCGAGATTGAAGTCAAGACCTCTAACAAAAGATTCTTTTGTGTGGAAAACTACACTgaagattgaacccaagacctctcacaaaagaGTCTTTTGTGTGGATAACTACACCGCACGCAGATGAGATTGAACCCAAACCTTCTCACAAAAGAATTtaggtgcctcaactttgccattAGAGTTAGGCCTCATTGATTTTAATTATAGGTAATTAAGGTTTTAGTAAGAACTTATCGTTCCATAATTATAACTTAGCAATTCAcagttaaaaaattattaattcacaattaaaatctattaattcatattaaaaatttaattaaaactataattatcaaataattagGATTAGGATGACAACATACATGAATGCAACTCTTTTGATAACGCGTCAAAACATACGAATGATACATTCATTAATCGTGCCATATAAAACATTCTAATCTAAGCACTAAATTTTCTAGCCACCAAATTATAAAAAATCTTAAAAGCAACCAAACTGTAATAACTGTATAATGCACAAGTAACCAACAACCAGTACATCCCTCTAAAAAAAAACAGTACATCATAGTCAGTACATCATAGTCAAATTATATGCAGTCTGGTGGTTATATTCACTCCATCATGGATTCATGATTATCATTCTTATTATCAATATTATTATCATACAACAAAAAAAGGGTATATTGCAGTCTGCTACAacaattttaaaagagaatTGCCCCCATATCTACCATCCATTTTACGCCtattaaaagaaacaaaaagcaGTGGATCCAAACATCTAGATCTATGGTATCTCCACAGggtctttcttttttctttttctttttctattgctttcttctttctttcccAGCAAACATCTCTCCACCATCTTCCACTAATACAGAAAAGAGTTCAGCAAACGAGCATCAATTTCTACAATGGAATGAATCAACATACAGCTAACTCCCAAAAAATGACAACGACGAGTGCCAGACTCGCCTGGAGGAACACCTCCCTGCTCCCTCATATTATAGGTTAAATATCTTGTTGCTATATTTACAAGATAGATCAAGTCCATGGAACTATGGAAGACAATCAACTAGGTTTCATTCGAGAGAATCTGTAAGCGGCTAGTGATTAGAGAGACTGAACCCCATCAAGCATGAATCATCTGTACATTCTGTCGAGACCAAAATAAATCATGTGAGCAGAAAATTTAATCCATCAAACTGCATGAATGGTAAATAAGTGAACACATACAAAACTAACAATCTAGTTGCTCCAATTACCAAACTAACGGACATAGTGAAATAGTATATACATACAACACAAGTTGCACAAAAAGATAACTCTTCTTCGTCATCTGAGGGTGGGGTAAGTGTCAGTGACTGCAGACAGAAGTTGGTTAAATCAACCAGTCAATGACTCAATGGGTATACTATGTATACACAGTTCCCTCTATAGGTTAATTAGGAAATCCGCATCCTTATGCAAACTGAAGATTGTTTGTTTTCATTTCAAGATTTTCAAAGAAACTTTTTGCATGAATTTCTGATTTACCAGGATTTCTACATACTTGTAGCAAACAAATATGCAATTGCTGTGGAAGTAAACATGAATGCCATTAACATCTCACCATGTTGGGGGTGTTTCTTCCTTTCAGTGTCTTCATTGCTGCCTCTGCAAAAGCCTGGGCGGCTTCTGCATCAGCTTCTGCAGCCTCAGCCTCACGAGCTGCCTCTTCAGCTTCAGCCATTGCAGCTTCTGCTTCAGCAACTGCTTGCGCAGCAGCTGCAAAAGTGGTGAGATTCAGACTGAGATTCCATGGTTGCTGATCTTTGCAACCTCCTTGGACAGAGCATTCCTTTCTTTCTTTGCCTCTTTAGCAAGGTTAGTAACCTGGGCACAGATGAGTCCCACATTAGAGAAATATTCATGTTGGAATAATGTGTAAACAGTAAAATCAAGGAAACGGGCTGACTTCTGTTTGTAATTGAGATGCTTCTCTACTTGAGAATTTACTAAGAGAACCAGATTGAAGTATCAGATGTCTCAATCAGAAAATGGGAACAATTGCCAATACACAGAATGATACGGAGAATAATGTGTGCATGAAGTATTTTCCTGTGTAAACACAAATCCAGATAGGATGGAGGCTGGTTATATATCTCTTGCTTTGCTTGCCTTTATATCTTATAAGCAGAGCTTATGACACCTCGTATTTGCTTTCCAGCTTGCCTATATGGACAATATATAATGTTTTTGAGGATTAAACATCATAAAAAGCGAAACTTCATAATATAAGAATATTATCCCTCCGCCCAATTAAAAAATGCAATATTCCATCTCCAAATTTAACATCATAAAAAGCGAAACTTACATcggtaaaataaaaaagaaagcaagaacccaaatgataattaaattgatGAATGATTCTCAGAAATCAAGAGTAAGATTTTTGTCACTGACCTGCGATCCTGGATCGGAACCAAACATGTTTGAGAGCAATCCGAGAAGTTCGATTAGGATCGTACTCTATCCCTTCCATGATTCCAGTGGCTGAAGTGCTTCGTTTCAGATCGATTCTGCGCTGAAATCGAAATCTCCTCGTCTTCGTTGAGAAGTTTCTTCCATCTACATTCCCGAAAATGAGTATAGTTAATTACAAATTAGAAAATGAGTATAGTCCGTGTATTTACGTACATgtaattaacccaaaaataatAGCAAGATATGAAAAATGAGTAGGTAGAAGGGGGAAAGTTGTGCCAAGGACTATTCACTCCATAATAGTAAGCATTTACAATTCTATTCAGCCTGTGATATGAAGGTCAAGTCACCAATGGCTGCAATTTCTTTAAATTTCATCATGAGAGAGAATATGAGAAATCCCATTATCTCAAAAGCTAAATGCATCAGCAAATATACCAAGATTAAAAACAGAGCAATAGTTGAGTTAATGGATTGAGAGAGTGTTAGGAAACAATTACAAGTGAAGAATGTTCTTCAGTAGAGTTGAAATTTCTCCTTTGTTTTCTCGAAAACCTGCTCTGCAATCATGGCCCCATTCCCATCAGCTCTTTTGATTTCAAGATGAGCCTTCTGGTAGAACCCAGTTCCtctcaatgcatctgctatgaAGTCATCGAACCCGATGGCAATAGCAGCTTCGGCTTTGGCTCCGTACACCAATCTCTGCAATACAGGAATGAGATCGTGGGGTTTTAGGCGGTGGAAACATTGAAAAGCAAAGAGCGAAAGTTTAACGCGGAACCTTGATTCTAGAGAGATGGATTGCGCCGAAACACATAGGACATGGCTCACACGAAGCGTATATCTCACAGTCTGAGAGCTCAATCCTGTTGAGCTTCTTGCAAGCCTGAAATACACATtgtaataaacaaaataaagacTGATTTTGGGTAAATGTACTGTTCAAGACATATTGAGTTTAaggattttttttagaatagaGTTCTGTTAGAGATGTAgtataatacaaaattaaaaaattcaaatcatATTATCTAAGTATATGATGCTATAAAGTATAAAcatatctttttttttgatcgggcaaagtcatgttagatgttagtaattagttctccatccactccaagaaccaccttatctctccatatCTAAACATATCTAATCCTACAACTACTGAACTAAGGACATTTTCAATTAGCAAGAAACGGCAGCATTATGTTAACAtgaaatctctctctctctctctctcttgctttGCTTGCCTTTATATCTTATAAGCAGAGCTTATGACACCTCGTATTTGCTTTCCAGCTTGCCTATATGGACAATATATAATGTTTTTGAGGATTAAACATCATAAAAAGCGAAACTTCATAATATAAGAATATTATCCCTCCGCCCAATTAAAAAATGCAATATTCCATCTCCAAATTTAACATCATAAAAAGCGAAACTTACATcggtaaaataaaaaagaaagcaagaacCCAAATGATAATCAAATTGATGAATGATTCTCAGAAATCAAGAGTAAGATTTTTGTCACTGACCTGCGATCCTGGATCGGAACCAAACATGTTTGAGAGCAATCTGAGAAGTTCGATTAGGATCGTACTCTATCCTTTCCATGATTCCAGTGGCTGATGTGCTTCATTTCAGATCGATTCTGCGCTGAAATCGAAATCTCCTCGTCTTCGTTGAGAAGTTTCTTCCATCTACATTCCCGAATTGACCGCGGTGCGGCGAAATCGAAGCATCGCTAAAACTGCTCGTCTCTACAGGAGACCTGATCCGTGTAATGATTTAGGAGTCAATTTCTCAGATCCGTGAATGAAAATGccattattttatgaaatacgGATGTAAGGCTAAGCGAGTAGAGAGGAACCTGAAAATGGAGGTGGATAGTCTCGCCGTGGCACTGCGAGAGATGTAGAGGCGGAACGGAAGACTGTTCTCACGGCCGCGGACATGACGTAGTGTGTTTAACGATCAAAAGCGCCGACgagaaatgaagaagaagaagaagcagcagcttgagagagaaatttttcgtgAAGAAGAATTGCGGCGCGGCGTTCCCTGGTGAGCTGCAGCCGGCGGCGGCAGCGACTGAAGGAGACGGAGCTGGCGGCGACGACTTATGATTCTAGATTTAGGAGGGAAAGAGAGGCGCATATATGGTAGGGCGTCAGAGAAGAGCTAGCATACCATGGAGGCTCCTATGGTAAGGCGTCAGATACCAAATTAGGCACCGATTGTTTGAGAAGTCGCGACAGAGAATAAATCTCTCAATTACACAGCGCGGATTGTTTGAGATTTGTGGCAAGATTGATGGAAACTCATATTGGGAGAGAAGCTTTGAGAGATGTAACGGCTGAAGCGTGGCTGTGTAAAATTTGTGGGAAAAAATATGTGAAGGCTGAAGCTAGGCGTGAGGAAAAAGCATTTGAGATAATATGAAATAAAGGATTGTGGGAGTGCCATGTAGGAGAGAGAATCACTATGAAGGCTGCAATATGTATTGCTTTATAGAATTGATAGattaattgtgtatttgatgagtgaAGAATAAGTATTATAAAAAATTGGAGATTGTGAATATAATAGTTAAtagaattattttcaaaaataggttAAAAATATGTTTCAGGACccaccaaaatagaaagagttgAGGGAtaaagggagtatatattttcacTTCTTTGACATATTCCGTAAAAAGAATTAACTTTTTTCGTGCAAgatgaaaataatataattggacagtgttttttattttttttcacttcaatttataataatatcatCATTCAGTATTCAATgtggtaaattatttttttcatcttaAAGAATATGAGATGAAAAAGATGGGGATCAttaaaaatagggttaattgcatataatatcatgaATTTTGTCCGAAATTCATTTTtcccacgatctttaaaaatttcattttttatcaaatattttgacatttgttcaatttccccACGATATTTTTTTACTCTCAAATCGGAATCGACGTGACGCTGATGTGGCTTGCCGGCACATGTCATTCCGATAAATTAAACGATGTGTTTCagtttaaagattaaaactctCGTTTCAGCAATTAGTGTCATCAATGGGCGAAGCACCGACGCCAACAATCGGTGCAAGCAATCGACGCATTGGTTTGGAAGACTGGAAACACGAAGCAATCGGCGCCAACAGTCAGCGAGCAATCGGTGTCACTGGTTTCGAAGACCTCGACACGAAGACTTACACACTGGTCTGGAGAGGAACCATTCGACAGAGGTGCT
This window encodes:
- the LOC131008271 gene encoding guanosine deaminase-like, whose translation is MERIEYDPNRTSQIALKHVWFRSRIAETQYVLNSTFTQNQSLFCLLQCVFQACKKLNRIELSDCEIYASCEPCPMCFGAIHLSRIKRLVYGAKAEAAIAIGFDDFIADALRGTGFYQKAHLEIKRADGNGAMIAEQVFEKTKEKFQLY